One window of Alkaliphilus metalliredigens QYMF genomic DNA carries:
- a CDS encoding transglycosylase domain-containing protein, translating to MKLQLNKRRILKGIFIFAAVFMVIMVMILTILVVGAYQEDLSQLEDPLPKALIIFDKEEEVVSERSSAQFNPVPLSQIPEELLAAIVAVEDQRFYDHSGVDLRGIVRSAWRNMRAGSIVEGGSTLTQQLAKNLFLTSERTYTRKFKEVITAYRIEGQYSKEDILELYLNQIYFGEGTWGIQNAAQIYFGKDIEEITLSEAALLAALPKAPTHYSPFKNEEKAKERRNLVLYLLHDQNVIDENEYDSAVNEEIILRDWELDVLRGKYPSYVDHVIEEAIHKHGFDEEYLLTGGLHIYTQMDVVVQTAIETTYENEALFPENSGDEIVQSATVVMDPSNGGIRGLVGYRGEHFHRGYNRATQLKRQPGSSIKPLAVYAPALENGYKPDSMLIDEKTDFNGYAPRNYNDSYQGSVSLSDALVYSINVPAVALLHEIGIDTGIGFLEKSGIPMHQDDRNLSIALGGFTERVSPLEMAQAFSMFPNLGSMNQAHAITRITSSTGKVLFEVVEKAVDVMKPENAYRMTQMLMGVVQEGTGKNTASHQSLGSNMTLIL from the coding sequence ATGAAATTACAACTGAATAAGCGTCGTATACTTAAGGGAATATTTATTTTTGCTGCTGTATTTATGGTCATAATGGTCATGATACTGACCATATTAGTTGTGGGAGCATATCAGGAGGACCTTAGTCAGTTAGAGGATCCCTTGCCCAAGGCACTGATTATTTTTGATAAAGAAGAGGAGGTCGTATCGGAACGGTCTTCCGCCCAATTTAATCCAGTTCCATTATCACAAATACCAGAGGAGTTACTGGCTGCCATTGTTGCCGTTGAAGATCAGCGATTCTATGATCACTCAGGGGTCGACCTTCGGGGGATTGTCCGTTCGGCTTGGCGAAATATGCGAGCAGGCTCTATTGTTGAAGGAGGCAGTACCCTGACACAACAATTGGCGAAAAATCTTTTCCTTACGTCGGAACGGACATATACTCGTAAATTCAAAGAAGTCATTACCGCCTATCGAATCGAGGGCCAATATAGCAAAGAAGACATATTAGAGTTATATTTAAATCAAATCTACTTTGGTGAAGGGACTTGGGGTATTCAGAATGCCGCACAAATTTATTTTGGTAAAGACATAGAAGAAATTACCCTATCTGAAGCAGCACTTTTAGCTGCCTTACCTAAGGCGCCAACTCATTATTCTCCCTTTAAAAATGAAGAAAAGGCCAAGGAACGACGGAACCTTGTTCTCTATTTACTTCATGATCAAAATGTGATTGATGAAAATGAATATGATAGTGCAGTGAATGAGGAAATCATTTTGAGAGATTGGGAATTAGATGTTTTGAGAGGGAAATATCCTAGTTATGTTGACCATGTTATTGAAGAAGCCATTCATAAACATGGGTTTGATGAGGAATATCTTTTAACAGGTGGATTACATATTTATACGCAAATGGACGTGGTTGTACAAACTGCAATTGAAACCACTTATGAAAACGAGGCACTATTCCCAGAAAATAGTGGCGACGAAATTGTTCAAAGTGCAACTGTTGTGATGGATCCATCTAACGGTGGCATACGTGGCCTTGTAGGCTATCGTGGGGAGCACTTTCATCGTGGCTATAACCGGGCCACACAGTTAAAAAGACAACCAGGTTCTTCTATAAAGCCATTGGCTGTTTATGCACCAGCCTTGGAAAATGGTTATAAACCTGACTCAATGCTAATTGATGAGAAAACAGATTTTAATGGCTATGCACCAAGGAACTACAATGACAGCTACCAGGGGAGCGTTAGTCTATCTGATGCATTAGTCTATTCTATTAATGTACCTGCAGTGGCATTGCTACATGAAATAGGGATCGATACTGGTATTGGTTTTCTAGAAAAGTCCGGTATTCCAATGCATCAAGACGATCGAAATTTAAGCATCGCACTTGGTGGATTCACAGAGAGGGTTTCTCCTTTAGAAATGGCACAAGCATTTAGTATGTTTCCTAACTTAGGCTCAATGAACCAAGCACATGCCATTACAAGAATTACCTCTAGTACGGGTAAAGTTTTATTTGAAGTTGTTGAAAAAGCAGTTGACGTGATGAAACCAGAAAATGCCTATAGAATGACCCAAATGTTAATGGGAGTTGTTCAAGAAGGGACTGGGAAAAATACAGCCTCACACCAAAGCTTAGGATCTAATATGACTTTAATATTATGA
- the cas5b gene encoding type I-B CRISPR-associated protein Cas5b: MDQTKKAVRIKLYQETANYKKPTSFQLKETYPLPPYSTVIGMVHSLCDYKEYKEMNISIQGKYFSKTNDLFTRYEFKNGMTFDSTRHQIQVGDFGVGQGVATTELLVEVELLIHIIPTDQDLIQEIEQAFLYPREYPSLGRREDLAVINEVTVVDISEKELEEDVVLDENYAAYIPLKMIRDEEVVLDGAEPGIRSRGTRYKLTKNYELVNQGTKKAPKIFRKWKKVEVLYTSHIKAVGDDEEGEFVLMDQDGNIVFAS, encoded by the coding sequence ATGGATCAAACTAAGAAAGCAGTGAGGATAAAGCTCTACCAAGAAACTGCAAATTACAAAAAACCTACAAGCTTTCAATTAAAGGAAACTTATCCGTTACCCCCTTACTCAACAGTCATAGGAATGGTGCATAGTCTTTGTGATTATAAGGAGTATAAAGAGATGAATATTAGTATTCAAGGAAAGTACTTTTCGAAGACCAATGATTTGTTTACCAGATATGAATTTAAAAACGGCATGACATTTGATTCAACAAGACATCAAATTCAAGTTGGGGATTTTGGAGTAGGTCAAGGTGTAGCTACTACGGAACTTTTAGTCGAGGTAGAACTTTTGATACATATCATTCCCACGGATCAGGACTTGATCCAGGAAATAGAACAGGCTTTTTTATATCCAAGAGAATACCCTTCATTAGGAAGAAGAGAAGATTTAGCTGTTATCAATGAAGTAACAGTGGTGGATATTTCTGAAAAGGAATTAGAAGAGGATGTTGTACTAGATGAAAACTATGCGGCCTATATTCCTTTGAAAATGATTCGAGATGAAGAAGTTGTGTTAGATGGTGCAGAGCCTGGAATTAGAAGTAGAGGTACAAGATATAAGCTTACTAAAAACTACGAACTTGTCAATCAAGGGACGAAGAAGGCACCTAAGATTTTCAGGAAGTGGAAGAAGGTAGAGGTACTATACACTTCCCATATTAAAGCTGTTGGAGATGATGAAGAAGGTGAATTTGTCCTAATGGACCAAGATGGCAATATTGTTTTTGCTTCTTAA
- the cas6 gene encoding CRISPR-associated endoribonuclease Cas6: MRFGVEIFLEKEMLPKDKNRIILSIIKNCFSSCNKEYYKALYKDTPNQTKDFTFSLYLGDCKFLREEILVPSKKIYLNFSTYHNEDGIMFFNSMLMNKGKAFSIRDNTYTIGKINLKREKLITEHQVIFKTMSPIVAREHQGDNKKTWYHSLNTEEGQAVFLENLQYQLKDAFGEGILMDSRKLSIEVSQDNKEVKVKNYGIEILSNLAKIRIQGAPYILDYLYKAGIGSKRGSGFGMVDIV, encoded by the coding sequence GTGAGATTTGGTGTAGAAATTTTTTTAGAAAAAGAAATGTTACCTAAGGACAAAAACAGGATTATTTTATCAATCATTAAAAATTGCTTTAGTAGTTGCAATAAGGAGTACTATAAAGCCTTATATAAAGATACTCCCAATCAAACAAAAGATTTTACTTTCTCATTATACCTAGGTGATTGCAAATTTTTAAGAGAAGAGATTTTAGTGCCTAGCAAGAAAATTTATTTGAATTTCTCTACATACCATAATGAGGATGGGATTATGTTCTTCAACTCTATGTTAATGAACAAAGGAAAAGCTTTTTCTATAAGAGATAACACATATACAATTGGTAAAATAAATTTGAAGAGGGAAAAATTAATCACTGAGCATCAAGTAATCTTTAAAACAATGAGTCCTATTGTAGCTAGGGAACATCAAGGAGATAACAAAAAAACTTGGTACCACTCACTCAACACGGAAGAAGGACAAGCTGTTTTCCTAGAAAATCTTCAATATCAATTGAAAGATGCGTTTGGAGAAGGGATTTTAATGGATTCTAGAAAGCTTAGTATAGAAGTATCCCAAGACAACAAAGAAGTGAAGGTAAAAAACTATGGGATCGAAATACTTTCTAATTTAGCTAAGATTAGGATTCAGGGAGCACCTTATATCTTAGACTATCTATATAAAGCTGGGATAGGAAGCAAGAGAGGCAGTGGATTTGGCATGGTAGATATTGTGTAG
- a CDS encoding helix-turn-helix domain-containing protein produces the protein MSDIHKTLGKNIRNYRKEKNLTSVEFAKHINISTGQLSNVENGNHEVFRLGLLDRITNSLGVSLGELLQTNSIDIRSLYIEEAVKKVLIKEMPNDSSDQIHIINEQLNTLIHSYLATISEYQCDVDKIHSIADHVISQLQFIKNLKVSNSKASAS, from the coding sequence ATGTCTGATATCCATAAAACCTTAGGTAAAAACATTAGAAATTATAGGAAAGAAAAAAACTTAACTTCTGTGGAATTTGCAAAGCATATTAATATTTCAACTGGCCAATTGAGCAACGTTGAAAATGGAAATCATGAGGTCTTTAGACTTGGTCTTCTAGATAGAATTACAAATTCCCTTGGTGTTTCTTTAGGTGAGCTATTACAAACCAATTCTATCGATATAAGAAGTTTATATATTGAGGAAGCAGTTAAGAAGGTACTTATCAAAGAAATGCCCAATGACTCAAGTGATCAAATTCATATTATCAACGAACAGTTAAATACCCTCATTCACTCTTACTTAGCCACTATTTCAGAATATCAATGCGATGTCGATAAAATTCACTCTATAGCAGATCATGTAATTAGCCAACTTCAATTTATTAAAAACTTAAAGGTAAGCAATAGCAAAGCCTCTGCATCATAG
- a CDS encoding GTP pyrophosphokinase: MEMKQKSIDPNQIKLIKTELTRFMMSYKFAMDELNTKIDILKQEFRYIHEYSPIEHVESRLKTPESIVKKAYKKGYELTLPSIKENVQDIAGLRITCSFISDIYELSEMLRNQKDIKVIKCKDYIKNPKPNGYKSLHLILQIPIFMSDRVEEVYVEVQIRTIAMDFWASLEHKIYYKYDKEIPDRLVAELKEAATSVSELDKKMENIHKEISQIKERIDSNDDPQEISINNERFYLPHDFLQSILI; the protein is encoded by the coding sequence ATGGAAATGAAACAAAAGAGCATAGACCCAAATCAAATAAAATTAATAAAGACAGAGTTAACTCGATTTATGATGTCTTATAAGTTTGCAATGGATGAACTCAATACGAAAATTGATATTCTAAAACAAGAGTTTCGTTATATTCATGAATATAGCCCTATTGAACACGTGGAATCTCGACTTAAAACACCAGAAAGTATTGTAAAAAAAGCCTACAAAAAAGGATATGAGCTTACATTACCTTCAATAAAAGAAAATGTTCAAGATATCGCAGGACTTCGAATTACTTGTTCTTTTATCTCTGATATTTATGAGTTAAGTGAGATGTTACGAAATCAGAAAGATATAAAAGTCATTAAGTGTAAGGATTATATAAAAAATCCTAAACCTAATGGCTACAAAAGTTTGCATTTAATATTACAAATTCCTATTTTTATGTCTGATAGGGTAGAAGAAGTTTATGTGGAAGTACAAATTAGAACCATTGCTATGGATTTTTGGGCAAGCTTGGAGCACAAAATTTACTATAAATATGATAAAGAGATTCCTGATAGGTTGGTGGCAGAGCTCAAGGAAGCAGCAACTTCAGTGTCAGAATTAGACAAGAAAATGGAAAACATTCATAAAGAGATCAGCCAAATTAAAGAACGAATTGATTCTAATGATGATCCACAAGAAATCTCGATTAACAATGAGAGATTTTATCTCCCACATGACTTCTTACAGAGCATTTTAATTTAG
- the cas7i gene encoding type I-B CRISPR-associated protein Cas7/Cst2/DevR: MKIQMKPKGLTLSMIFEAESANYGESVGNVASLKKIARGKGEQYTYISRQAIRYNIIEQLGEEFAQVRAEGSGDKKVIQFHPDATIMDYPELDFFGYLKTEKGSGGKKRSAKVRLSNAISLESFKGDMDFLTNKGLADRVQENMNIAQAEIHKSFYRYTVTIDLDQIGIDEVYDSVLPNEEKARRINQLLDTIALLYRDIRGRREDLKPLFVIGGVYDVKNPIFQNVLEVKDNNLIVDQIEGVLFDRIKKDTYAGLIEGKFNNDQDIKKRLNPQSMPNFFSTLKIKVNDYYGSN, from the coding sequence ATGAAAATACAAATGAAACCAAAAGGATTAACCTTGTCTATGATTTTTGAGGCTGAAAGTGCAAATTACGGAGAGTCAGTAGGCAATGTTGCTTCCTTAAAAAAGATAGCCAGAGGCAAAGGGGAGCAGTACACCTATATTTCAAGGCAAGCTATTAGATATAACATTATTGAACAACTTGGAGAAGAGTTTGCCCAAGTAAGAGCAGAGGGGAGTGGAGACAAAAAAGTAATCCAATTTCATCCCGATGCAACAATAATGGATTATCCAGAGCTAGACTTCTTTGGATATTTAAAAACAGAAAAAGGTTCAGGCGGAAAGAAGCGTTCCGCTAAAGTTAGATTATCCAATGCAATCTCATTAGAATCATTTAAAGGAGATATGGATTTCTTAACAAATAAAGGATTGGCAGATCGAGTGCAAGAAAATATGAATATCGCCCAAGCAGAAATTCATAAATCATTTTACAGATATACGGTGACTATAGATTTGGATCAAATAGGAATAGATGAAGTATATGATAGTGTACTACCTAATGAAGAAAAAGCTAGAAGAATTAATCAATTACTTGATACTATTGCTCTATTATATAGGGATATAAGAGGAAGAAGAGAGGATTTAAAACCCCTATTTGTTATAGGAGGAGTCTATGACGTGAAAAATCCTATCTTTCAAAATGTACTAGAAGTAAAAGATAATAATTTAATTGTAGATCAAATAGAAGGGGTACTTTTTGACAGGATTAAGAAGGATACCTATGCTGGCTTAATTGAAGGTAAATTTAACAATGATCAAGATATTAAAAAAAGGTTGAACCCGCAGTCTATGCCAAACTTCTTTAGTACCTTAAAGATAAAGGTGAATGATTATTATGGATCAAACTAA
- a CDS encoding Cas8a1 family CRISPR/Cas system-associated protein, with protein sequence MAQRIRLEMNDWLYNAGLVGLYNILVHSGEKVKMNEQGIEMDQSQLENFEERYFTYFIEKYEVYLSWYKIISYKDVLTYHQKQNFNSFGEEELDSLNQYIKDVKHYLSSNSYKAAYELIGSQVTLLELAKKLQTIKLKKKETIGEKLIEIKETVNKLNEIIGHCMEEDYKKYLAGKNVIYTIIKNGWNGVSILNPQTKEKDIYMDYKNYFVKPVEDYMGDDKSTKKYNCFTCDREMKDLKNDLSFLNQVGFDVSRKASHTWDFVNDIAICPICKLVFSCVPAGMTYVYSKGIYINDNNSFQRAVNVNQRIKSEILKEHEDNRLLTYRALVKSIQEQIHEKIKYELADIQVIRYEEEKYRFNILTRQMIKIIQQSKHSLGYIHNSGFKEVNTYFNIYELVIERVLNNQNLFTLIHKLLSYKLSSPKNCRFTTSQVISVLEINFRFLEGMGYMQNADQDMIKKANVSGYYLREQYKVKGAKDKLNGVSYRLLNALKTNKKDMFMDTLLNCYLYAQKTVPSIFLDALEDEEKYKTIGYAFVAGLIEGKDHQNKEGDQ encoded by the coding sequence GTGGCACAAAGAATACGATTGGAAATGAATGATTGGCTATATAATGCAGGGCTAGTAGGATTATATAATATTTTAGTTCATTCCGGAGAAAAGGTAAAAATGAATGAACAAGGAATCGAAATGGATCAATCTCAACTAGAAAACTTTGAAGAAAGGTACTTCACTTACTTTATTGAGAAATATGAAGTATATTTGTCCTGGTATAAGATCATATCATACAAAGATGTACTTACTTATCATCAAAAACAAAACTTTAATAGTTTTGGAGAAGAAGAACTAGATTCATTAAATCAGTATATAAAAGACGTTAAGCATTACTTGAGTAGCAATAGCTACAAAGCTGCATATGAACTCATCGGAAGTCAAGTGACTCTCTTAGAACTTGCAAAGAAATTGCAAACGATCAAGTTAAAGAAGAAAGAAACAATTGGAGAAAAGTTGATAGAAATTAAAGAGACAGTGAATAAATTAAATGAAATTATTGGCCACTGTATGGAGGAAGATTATAAGAAGTATTTAGCAGGTAAAAATGTTATTTATACGATTATCAAAAATGGATGGAATGGGGTAAGTATCCTAAATCCACAGACAAAAGAAAAAGACATATATATGGATTATAAGAATTATTTCGTGAAACCAGTTGAAGATTACATGGGTGATGATAAAAGCACGAAAAAGTATAATTGTTTTACATGTGATAGAGAAATGAAAGACTTGAAGAATGACTTAAGCTTCTTGAATCAGGTTGGTTTCGATGTTAGCAGAAAAGCGTCTCACACTTGGGACTTTGTCAACGATATTGCAATCTGTCCGATCTGTAAACTTGTCTTTTCTTGTGTGCCTGCGGGGATGACATATGTTTACTCGAAAGGTATTTATATTAATGACAATAATAGTTTTCAAAGGGCAGTCAATGTAAACCAGAGAATAAAAAGTGAGATTTTAAAAGAACATGAGGACAACCGGTTGTTAACCTATAGGGCCTTAGTTAAATCTATTCAAGAGCAGATTCATGAGAAAATTAAATATGAATTGGCTGATATTCAAGTAATTAGATACGAAGAGGAGAAGTACAGGTTTAATATCTTAACAAGACAAATGATAAAAATTATTCAACAATCTAAACATAGTTTAGGATATATTCACAATAGTGGATTTAAAGAAGTGAACACATATTTTAATATTTACGAGCTAGTAATTGAACGAGTATTGAATAATCAAAACCTATTTACACTTATACATAAGCTTCTTTCGTACAAACTATCAAGCCCTAAGAATTGTAGATTTACAACATCGCAAGTTATTAGTGTTTTGGAAATAAACTTTAGATTTTTGGAAGGGATGGGCTATATGCAAAATGCAGATCAAGATATGATTAAAAAGGCAAATGTATCAGGCTATTACCTGCGAGAGCAATATAAAGTAAAAGGAGCAAAGGATAAGTTAAATGGAGTTTCTTACCGTCTATTAAATGCACTGAAAACTAACAAAAAAGATATGTTTATGGATACTTTATTAAACTGTTATCTGTATGCTCAAAAGACAGTACCTAGTATATTCTTGGATGCCTTAGAGGATGAGGAAAAATATAAGACAATAGGATATGCTTTTGTGGCTGGATTAATTGAAGGTAAAGACCATCAAAATAAAGAGGGGGATCAATAA
- a CDS encoding helix-turn-helix transcriptional regulator: MSKVSNALNMYFLLQVRGAMRVKEIAEALEVTPRMVKKYKQDLEMAGIYVGSKLGRAGGYYLENKRRLDAIGLTEEELITLKMANKTIQSGKYHYQSRFETTVNKILNCNQHTEEINYHNKSMRESDEILKKEKHTWVDINIAVNQNRRASIKYKSLKKHGIEIRERLVNPYGIFDYKGATYFYGYCDTAKDIRFFKLSRVIEYRVLDEKFTGNTDFNFDKVLEKSFGIYNDEFIDLKLNISYPMSEIVKEKQIAKDQRITEIDEKTICFEAKIKGYAEIKTWVMSLGSSAEVIQPSKLKEEIIAEAHKMTKIYQ, translated from the coding sequence ATGTCTAAGGTATCAAATGCCCTAAATATGTACTTTTTACTACAAGTCAGAGGAGCGATGAGGGTTAAAGAAATTGCGGAAGCACTAGAGGTAACTCCTAGGATGGTAAAAAAGTATAAGCAAGATTTAGAAATGGCAGGGATATATGTAGGCTCTAAACTAGGAAGAGCTGGAGGGTACTACTTAGAAAATAAGAGAAGATTAGATGCCATTGGCCTTACTGAAGAAGAGCTAATTACCTTGAAAATGGCAAACAAAACAATACAAAGCGGAAAATATCACTACCAATCAAGGTTTGAAACTACAGTAAACAAAATATTAAATTGCAATCAACACACAGAGGAAATTAATTATCATAACAAGTCAATGAGAGAATCAGATGAAATTCTAAAAAAAGAAAAGCATACATGGGTAGATATAAATATTGCAGTTAACCAAAACAGAAGAGCGTCCATAAAATACAAATCTTTAAAAAAGCATGGAATAGAAATAAGAGAACGATTAGTCAATCCATATGGGATTTTTGATTATAAAGGGGCTACATATTTTTATGGTTATTGCGATACCGCAAAGGACATACGATTTTTCAAACTGTCTCGAGTTATTGAATATAGGGTATTAGATGAAAAATTTACTGGGAATACTGACTTTAATTTTGATAAAGTATTAGAAAAATCCTTTGGAATATACAATGATGAGTTCATAGATCTTAAATTAAATATTTCTTATCCTATGAGTGAAATTGTAAAGGAAAAACAGATCGCAAAGGATCAAAGGATAACAGAAATAGATGAGAAAACCATATGCTTTGAAGCAAAAATAAAGGGCTATGCAGAAATAAAAACATGGGTCATGAGTCTTGGGAGTAGTGCTGAGGTAATACAACCATCAAAGTTGAAAGAAGAGATTATAGCGGAAGCCCATAAGATGACAAAGATATATCAGTAG
- a CDS encoding ion transporter has translation MKEKLHTIIFGTDTPAGKAFDVMLIIAIIGNSLLVIAESVDSIRNAYGLLITALTGFFLIIFTIEYILRLLIVERQKDYVLSFFGIIDLLAILPIYFSFFLPQVRFLVVIRTFRLLRLFSILKMGRYIDESSQLLRALKASKAKISVFLFTMLFIIMLVGSMMYIIEGPENGFVNIPESMYWAVVTVSTVGYGDISPQTPVGKLLSSLLMIVGYGILAVPTGIISHELANTPKGVVKTKICQKCNTEANSQADRFCSNCGSSFGS, from the coding sequence ATGAAAGAGAAGTTACATACCATTATATTTGGAACTGATACGCCGGCAGGAAAGGCTTTTGATGTCATGCTGATTATTGCAATTATCGGCAATAGTCTTCTGGTTATTGCTGAAAGTGTGGATTCCATCAGGAATGCTTATGGATTGTTGATAACAGCACTAACTGGTTTTTTTCTTATTATTTTCACAATCGAGTATATCCTAAGACTCTTAATTGTAGAAAGGCAAAAGGATTACGTCTTGAGCTTTTTTGGCATTATCGATTTGCTAGCGATTTTGCCAATATACTTCAGTTTTTTCTTGCCTCAAGTGCGATTTCTGGTTGTGATCCGGACCTTTAGACTGCTTAGATTGTTTAGTATTTTAAAGATGGGGCGCTACATTGATGAATCTAGTCAACTATTACGGGCATTGAAAGCCAGTAAAGCTAAAATCTCGGTCTTTCTTTTCACAATGCTATTCATTATCATGCTAGTGGGATCCATGATGTACATCATTGAAGGACCTGAAAATGGCTTTGTCAATATTCCGGAGTCCATGTACTGGGCCGTGGTTACGGTTTCCACCGTGGGTTATGGGGATATTTCTCCACAGACTCCTGTGGGAAAGCTACTTTCCAGCCTGTTGATGATTGTCGGTTACGGAATTCTGGCTGTGCCTACTGGAATTATCTCTCACGAATTAGCCAATACCCCTAAGGGTGTAGTGAAAACCAAAATATGTCAAAAATGTAATACAGAAGCAAACTCCCAGGCTGATCGATTTTGTTCTAATTGTGGTAGTTCGTTTGGCTCTTGA
- a CDS encoding recombinase family protein, with translation MEEKIIVDDPSANFATVEDDILFLTPYDYAAIYARKLIKTESHSIPSQIFTGKQVINSKGLLIYKSYWDSESASTYTYDKRNGFCELLYDLKQDKFKTLVVFKRDRLSRNFNELLSIKKLCKKHNVKILYSAPGEFQADSNNYYSDFIENILMGISELESKEINERTSLGRKVKREKGLYSRGAHIPFGLTENVDEYLEQYDDEYELVPHQVEAPIVKAIFEEYLSSNVTIDGLLGFANEMKPSKDPLPLKQSQVVYMLTNPIYIAYQRPSGKDKIFLKDKETKKYTINLTGSKCFHNIKVILDPKLWCEAVFFPVPS, from the coding sequence ATGGAGGAAAAAATCATTGTTGATGATCCCAGCGCAAACTTTGCAACCGTTGAGGATGATATCTTATTTTTAACACCTTATGACTATGCAGCCATTTATGCTAGAAAATTAATCAAAACTGAGAGTCACTCGATCCCCTCTCAAATTTTCACAGGAAAACAAGTCATTAATTCGAAGGGGTTGCTTATATATAAATCCTATTGGGATAGCGAATCTGCATCTACGTATACTTATGACAAAAGAAATGGCTTTTGTGAATTATTATATGACTTGAAACAGGATAAATTTAAAACCCTTGTCGTCTTCAAGAGGGATCGACTCTCTAGAAACTTCAATGAACTCCTCAGTATTAAAAAGCTATGTAAAAAACATAATGTGAAGATCCTATACTCTGCGCCAGGTGAATTTCAAGCAGACTCCAATAACTACTACTCAGACTTTATTGAAAATATACTGATGGGGATCAGTGAACTAGAGTCTAAGGAAATCAACGAAAGAACTTCCTTAGGAAGAAAGGTTAAAAGAGAAAAAGGACTCTATTCTAGAGGAGCCCATATCCCTTTTGGTCTTACAGAGAACGTCGATGAATATTTAGAACAGTATGATGATGAATATGAGTTAGTTCCTCATCAAGTGGAAGCTCCTATTGTGAAAGCAATTTTTGAAGAATATTTATCTAGTAACGTTACAATTGACGGTTTATTAGGCTTTGCCAATGAGATGAAACCATCAAAAGACCCCTTACCTTTAAAGCAAAGTCAAGTTGTGTATATGTTAACCAATCCAATCTACATAGCATATCAGCGTCCATCTGGTAAAGATAAGATATTCCTCAAGGATAAAGAAACGAAAAAGTATACAATTAATCTTACTGGCAGTAAATGTTTTCATAATATTAAAGTCATATTAGATCCTAAGCTTTGGTGTGAGGCTGTATTTTTCCCAGTCCCTTCTTGA